Genomic window (Enterobacteriaceae bacterium 4M9):
ACGCACAGGCGGGTATTTCCCTGGACCGTACTCGCCTCGTTATTACGGAAAAAGATACGTCCGCCAGCGCTAATCTCACGAACACGTCGCCTGAAGTACCGTTCCTGGCGCAGTCATGGGTTGAAGATGCTAACGGTCAAAAAATTACCTCGCCGCTGGTGGTGCTGCCGCCGCTGCAGCGTATTAACGGTGGGCAGAAGGGCATTGCTCGTGTGACGAAAACGGACGGCATTTCTGCGCTGCCAACAGACAGAGAAAGCCTGTTCTATCTCAACGTGCGTGAAATTCCGCCGAAATCAGACAAGCCGAACGTACTTCAGCTGGCGATGCAGACGCGCATCAAGCTGTTCTATCGTCCAGTGGGCGTCATTCCAAAGACGCGTAGCGAAGTCTGGCAGGATCAGGTGGTGTTTGAGAAGCGCGGTTCGAGCATGACCGCGCAGAACCCAACGCCTTACTACGTCACTATTCTTGGCCTTAGCAAAGGTGCCGGGCAGAAGATAACGGACTTCCCTGGGATCATGATTCCACCTAAATCCAGCCTGGACTTTAAGGTCTCAGACAGCGGTGTGAGCGAGTTCAAGATGATGTACGTGAACGACTACGGCGGCCATCCGGAACTGAC
Coding sequences:
- a CDS encoding molecular chaperone, whose translation is MSMKKFNRCAVAAVVFSMFCGYAQAGISLDRTRLVITEKDTSASANLTNTSPEVPFLAQSWVEDANGQKITSPLVVLPPLQRINGGQKGIARVTKTDGISALPTDRESLFYLNVREIPPKSDKPNVLQLAMQTRIKLFYRPVGVIPKTRSEVWQDQVVFEKRGSSMTAQNPTPYYVTILGLSKGAGQKITDFPGIMIPPKSSLDFKVSDSGVSEFKMMYVNDYGGHPELTYRCSGSTCKALPSAQQG